A window of the Paenibacillus woosongensis genome harbors these coding sequences:
- a CDS encoding permease: protein MNPLPLTRWLPFLLPAAFVLACLMVIAPALPLLVSFDLNYLHLFKTSFIGILLEALPFVLIGALLSSLVHLYISEDTLSRWIPKHPAAGILFACTLGFIFPMCECGMIPLIRKLIQKGMPVYMAAVFILAGPIVNPVVYGATYMAFRLHPEMVYARMGLAFLVAAAIGWMIYATWKGDPLRSKLLSGAASSHHHNHYHEHNHDHHHGPSRHGGKITAIFVHAADEVFDMGKYLIMGCLITAAIQSFVPRESLLVIGGGPVGSYAFMMGFAFLLSLCSTSDAFVAAAFTHTFSAGSLLAFLVFGPMLDLKNVLMLLSVFKAKFVIYFAFLICTVVFIGSVLVGKLYLS, encoded by the coding sequence ATGAACCCATTGCCCCTAACCCGATGGCTTCCCTTTTTGCTTCCCGCAGCCTTTGTGCTGGCCTGTCTCATGGTCATCGCGCCCGCTCTGCCGCTTTTGGTATCGTTCGACCTCAATTATCTCCATCTGTTCAAGACAAGCTTTATCGGCATACTGCTGGAGGCGCTCCCTTTCGTGCTGATCGGGGCCCTGCTCTCCTCGCTCGTACATCTGTATATTTCCGAGGACACGTTAAGCAGATGGATTCCAAAGCACCCTGCCGCCGGCATTTTGTTCGCCTGTACGCTGGGCTTCATATTTCCGATGTGCGAATGCGGGATGATCCCCTTAATCCGCAAGCTCATTCAAAAAGGCATGCCCGTATACATGGCCGCCGTGTTCATTCTGGCCGGACCGATCGTGAATCCGGTTGTGTACGGAGCAACCTATATGGCGTTTCGGCTGCATCCGGAAATGGTCTATGCCAGAATGGGATTAGCCTTCCTTGTCGCCGCAGCGATCGGCTGGATGATCTACGCCACCTGGAAAGGAGATCCGCTAAGAAGCAAACTCCTTTCCGGCGCAGCTTCAAGCCACCATCATAATCATTACCATGAGCACAACCATGACCATCATCACGGCCCTTCCCGGCATGGCGGGAAAATAACAGCGATATTCGTTCACGCGGCCGACGAGGTATTTGATATGGGAAAATACTTGATCATGGGCTGCCTCATTACGGCCGCGATTCAATCCTTCGTTCCCAGGGAGAGCCTTCTCGTCATCGGCGGAGGTCCTGTTGGTTCCTACGCCTTCATGATGGGCTTCGCTTTTCTATTATCGCTGTGCTCAACCTCCGACGCGTTTGTCGCTGCCGCGTTCACGCATACGTTTTCCGCCGGCTCCCTGCTCGCCTTTCTCGTGTTTGGACCGATGCTGGATCTCAAGAACGTCCTCATGCTCCTGTCCGTCTTCAAAGCCAAATTTGTCATATATTTCGCCTTTCTCATCTGTACTGTCGTATTTATTGGTTCTGTCCTCGTAGGCAAACTCTATTTAAGCTAA
- a CDS encoding GTP-binding protein, giving the protein MTDRPLPVTVLSGYLGSGKTTVLNHVLNNRQGLRVAVIVNDMSEINIDAELVSAETNLSRTEEKLVEMSNGCICCTLRDDLLKEVQKLAEEGRFDYILIESTGISEPIPVAQTFTYEGTETGIDLRGLARLDCMVTVVDAYRFWHDFSSGETLLERGEASGEGDTRDVVDLLIDQIETCNVLVLNKCDLVGEGELDELERVLRKLQPTARFIRTQHGSIDPAEILNTGLFNFDEVSLSAGWIKELQQESHTPETEEYGISSFVYRRVRPFHPERLAGFMSDWPEEVVRAKGLAWIAAKTDLAASLSQAGPSIQFGPAGQWLASFPPEQQEEVFRSEPEMRRKWDEVWGDRLNEIVFIGIHMNRAEIEESLDQCLLTEEEMSLDWASFHNPLPWISDGEYLAAGLR; this is encoded by the coding sequence ATGACTGATCGACCATTACCAGTTACCGTACTCAGCGGGTACTTGGGCTCAGGAAAAACGACGGTGCTGAACCATGTGCTGAATAATCGCCAAGGGCTGAGAGTTGCCGTCATTGTCAACGATATGAGCGAAATAAACATCGACGCAGAGCTGGTTAGCGCAGAAACGAATCTGTCGCGGACAGAGGAGAAGCTGGTGGAGATGTCCAATGGCTGCATTTGCTGCACCCTGCGGGATGATTTGCTGAAGGAAGTACAGAAGCTGGCGGAGGAAGGAAGATTTGATTATATCCTCATTGAATCTACTGGCATAAGCGAACCGATTCCGGTTGCCCAGACTTTCACTTATGAGGGTACGGAGACAGGGATTGATTTGCGTGGATTGGCTAGGCTGGACTGCATGGTAACTGTCGTGGACGCTTATCGTTTCTGGCATGACTTCTCCTCCGGAGAGACGCTGCTGGAGAGAGGCGAAGCCAGCGGTGAAGGGGATACACGGGATGTTGTGGATCTGCTGATCGATCAAATCGAAACCTGCAATGTGTTGGTCCTGAATAAATGCGACCTGGTCGGAGAGGGGGAGCTGGATGAGCTGGAGAGAGTTCTCAGGAAGCTGCAGCCTACTGCCAGGTTCATCCGAACGCAGCATGGCAGCATTGATCCTGCGGAAATATTGAATACAGGCTTGTTCAATTTCGATGAGGTGAGCCTATCTGCGGGCTGGATCAAGGAGCTTCAGCAGGAGAGCCATACCCCCGAGACGGAGGAATACGGCATCAGTTCCTTCGTGTACCGCAGGGTGCGGCCGTTTCATCCGGAGCGGCTGGCTGGCTTTATGAGCGACTGGCCTGAAGAGGTCGTACGGGCGAAAGGCCTGGCCTGGATCGCGGCCAAGACGGATTTGGCGGCTAGCTTGAGCCAGGCCGGGCCGTCGATTCAATTCGGTCCGGCGGGGCAGTGGCTGGCGTCCTTTCCTCCAGAGCAGCAGGAGGAGGTCTTCCGCAGCGAGCCGGAGATGAGGCGGAAATGGGATGAAGTATGGGGTGACCGCCTCAATGAAATCGTCTTTATCGGCATACATATGAACCGTGCCGAGATAGAAGAATCGCTGGATCAATGCCTGCTAACTGAGGAAGAAATGAGCTTGGATTGGGCCAGCTTCCATAACCCGCTGCCGTGGATCAGCGATGGGGAATATTTGGCAGCAGGCCTTAGGTAG
- the rpmG gene encoding 50S ribosomal protein L33, whose product MRVVVTLACKECGDRNYTTTKNKKTHPERLELRKYSPRLKKYTIHRETR is encoded by the coding sequence ATGAGAGTAGTCGTAACGCTGGCATGCAAAGAATGTGGGGATCGCAACTATACCACAACGAAAAACAAAAAAACGCATCCCGAACGCCTAGAGTTAAGAAAGTACTCGCCGCGTCTAAAGAAATATACGATTCATCGCGAAACTAGATAG
- a CDS encoding metal ABC transporter ATP-binding protein translates to MILSSMRNVVFGYGDTPVLSGISVDIHQGEFVGITGPNGAAKTTLLKLLLGLLKPWSGSVHIHTEALEGECLSIGYVPQNVASFNSGFPSRVLELVRSGCYSRLGLFKRFAAGQHEIVEQSLKQVGMWEYQHRKVGELSGGQKQRICIARALAGQPNVLVLDEPTAGMDQQGRLGFYQLMRHYVTSHGMTVIMVTHELQESGKYLDRIISLEQRESEGWQCLTTSSCSVRFGPELCLE, encoded by the coding sequence ATGATTTTGTCTTCCATGCGGAATGTCGTATTCGGATATGGGGATACGCCCGTGCTAAGCGGCATTTCCGTGGATATTCATCAAGGAGAATTCGTCGGGATTACCGGCCCTAATGGCGCCGCCAAAACAACGCTGCTAAAGCTATTGCTCGGCTTGCTGAAGCCATGGAGCGGTTCGGTGCATATTCACACCGAGGCATTGGAAGGGGAATGTTTGAGTATCGGATATGTGCCGCAGAACGTGGCGTCTTTCAATAGCGGTTTTCCCAGCCGCGTACTGGAGCTGGTCAGGTCAGGCTGTTATTCCCGGCTGGGCCTGTTCAAGCGGTTTGCCGCGGGACAGCACGAGATCGTCGAGCAGAGCTTGAAACAGGTCGGGATGTGGGAATACCAGCATCGTAAAGTCGGGGAGCTGTCCGGGGGGCAGAAGCAGCGGATCTGCATTGCCAGGGCTTTGGCGGGGCAGCCGAATGTGCTTGTTCTGGATGAGCCTACGGCGGGAATGGATCAGCAGGGAAGATTGGGCTTCTATCAGCTTATGCGCCATTATGTTACATCGCATGGCATGACCGTTATCATGGTGACGCATGAGCTTCAGGAGTCGGGAAAATACTTGGATCGCATCATTTCATTGGAACAGCGGGAGAGCGAGGGATGGCAATGTTTGACTACGAGTTCATGCAGCGTGCGTTTTGGGCCGGAGCTATGCTTGGAATAA
- a CDS encoding metal ABC transporter permease → MAMFDYEFMQRAFWAGAMLGIIAPVLGVYLMLRRQALMADTLSHVSLAGVALGSLLGMNPAVTGIAAAVLGGALVDGLRRAYRTYSEMSVAIIMTSGLALAIVLMSLRTNWSKSFSSYLFGSIVAVNDAGLWLIGTVTAAGMIYLFVLRRPLYNMTFDEETAQISGLQVKRLSFSFAILTGMTVAAAMPIVGVLLISSLMILPASLALRIASGFTMAILISVAAGWLGIFSGLTISYYVNVPPGGTISLMLLLMLLSAMLVQKLRRRQGRYKQQALLMGQGSRISNLREGVES, encoded by the coding sequence ATGGCAATGTTTGACTACGAGTTCATGCAGCGTGCGTTTTGGGCCGGAGCTATGCTTGGAATAATCGCTCCCGTCTTAGGCGTCTATTTGATGCTCAGGCGGCAGGCATTGATGGCGGACACGCTGTCCCATGTCTCTTTGGCCGGGGTGGCGCTTGGCTCCCTCCTTGGAATGAATCCTGCCGTGACCGGAATTGCAGCTGCGGTGCTAGGCGGAGCTCTTGTGGATGGGCTGAGACGGGCTTATCGGACCTATAGCGAAATGTCCGTAGCGATCATTATGACCTCGGGTCTTGCCCTTGCCATCGTGCTCATGAGCCTGCGTACCAATTGGAGCAAAAGCTTCAGCTCCTATTTGTTCGGCTCGATCGTCGCGGTGAATGATGCGGGACTGTGGTTGATTGGCACCGTGACGGCTGCAGGCATGATTTATTTGTTCGTGCTGCGCAGGCCGCTCTATAATATGACCTTTGACGAAGAGACGGCGCAGATCAGCGGTTTGCAGGTGAAGCGGCTGTCATTCTCGTTTGCGATATTGACCGGGATGACGGTGGCCGCAGCGATGCCAATCGTCGGCGTCCTGCTCATCTCTTCGCTTATGATTCTGCCAGCCTCGCTGGCCCTGCGTATAGCCAGCGGGTTCACGATGGCAATTCTGATTTCGGTGGCGGCCGGATGGCTGGGCATCTTCAGCGGTTTGACCATTTCATATTATGTGAACGTACCGCCTGGGGGCACGATTTCGCTCATGCTGCTATTGATGCTGTTGTCCGCCATGCTCGTACAGAAGCTGCGGCGAAGGCAGGGCAGGTACAAACAACAAGCCCTGCTTATGGGACAAGGGAGCAGAATTTCAAATCTTCGAGAGGGAGTGGAAAGTTGA
- a CDS encoding metal ABC transporter substrate-binding protein, whose protein sequence is MNQHRIQTGSAGRNRVWNKGNKGLAAAALLLAVIMVVAACGAKGGAGAGGAEAESPASAAPDSPSKDKLDIQVSFYPMYEFTKQVAGDAANVQMLVPSGVEPHDWEPTPRDIAKLEEADVFVYNGAGMEGWVEQVLSAVSSKKLVKIEASQGLDMIEDAEGHDHHDGDGHEPAEEGAHEHDDEHDQAHHHDHEHDREQAHEEDHDHNHEHEAAGHHNHDHDHGGLDPHVWLSPALAITEVRNIEAGLSQAAPEHQELFRKNADAYVAKLEVLDQEFRETLASVKRKDFIAQHAAFGYLARDYGLRQVPIAGLSPELEPSAAQMAEIVKFAKENDVKTIFFETLVSSKVAEAISKEIGAQTAVLNPIEGLTEEDLSSSRDYIVLMRQNLDALKLALNE, encoded by the coding sequence TTGAATCAACATCGCATTCAAACAGGAAGTGCAGGCAGGAATAGAGTATGGAACAAAGGGAATAAAGGGCTGGCTGCCGCCGCACTGCTGCTTGCAGTCATCATGGTCGTTGCGGCTTGCGGCGCTAAGGGGGGAGCAGGCGCCGGCGGAGCAGAAGCGGAGTCTCCCGCCTCGGCGGCTCCTGATTCTCCCAGCAAGGATAAACTCGATATTCAGGTCAGCTTTTATCCGATGTACGAATTCACGAAACAGGTGGCGGGAGATGCGGCTAATGTACAGATGCTTGTTCCAAGCGGCGTGGAGCCGCATGACTGGGAGCCAACGCCCCGGGATATCGCCAAGCTGGAGGAGGCCGATGTGTTCGTCTATAACGGCGCTGGCATGGAGGGCTGGGTAGAGCAGGTTCTATCCGCCGTCAGCAGCAAGAAGCTCGTGAAAATCGAAGCCAGCCAAGGTCTCGACATGATCGAGGATGCTGAAGGCCATGATCATCATGACGGAGATGGGCATGAACCTGCTGAAGAAGGGGCTCACGAGCATGACGACGAGCATGACCAGGCGCATCACCACGACCACGAGCATGACCGCGAGCAGGCGCATGAAGAGGATCACGATCACAACCATGAACATGAAGCAGCCGGTCACCATAATCACGATCATGATCACGGCGGGCTGGATCCGCATGTGTGGCTCTCTCCGGCCCTTGCGATCACAGAGGTTCGCAATATTGAAGCAGGTCTGTCCCAGGCTGCACCGGAGCATCAGGAGCTATTCAGGAAAAATGCGGACGCCTACGTGGCGAAGCTGGAGGTATTGGATCAGGAGTTCAGAGAGACGCTTGCAAGCGTGAAGCGCAAGGATTTCATTGCGCAGCACGCCGCATTTGGTTACCTCGCCCGGGATTACGGGCTCCGGCAGGTGCCGATTGCCGGGCTGTCGCCGGAGCTGGAGCCGTCGGCAGCCCAGATGGCGGAAATCGTCAAGTTTGCTAAGGAAAATGATGTAAAAACGATTTTCTTCGAAACTCTGGTATCCTCCAAAGTAGCCGAAGCCATCTCTAAAGAAATCGGCGCCCAAACGGCCGTTCTTAACCCGATCGAAGGGTTGACGGAGGAAGATTTGAGCAGCAGCCGGGATTACATCGTACTGATGCGGCAAAATTTAGACGCGTTAAAATTAGCGCTTAACGAATAG
- the speD gene encoding adenosylmethionine decarboxylase, giving the protein MTLTPKQRVELHEFNNLTKSLSFNMYDICYTKTKEERQAYIEYIDEQYNSDRLTQILIAVSDIIGAHVLNVAKQDYVPQGASVTVLVSEGPVVEVPTESFEESPGPLPDNVVLQLDKSHITVHTYPEYHPDEGISTFRADIDVSTCGEISPLKALNYLIHSFDTDIMTIDYRVRGFTRDINGHKLFIDHEISSIQNYIPDEVVDAYHMIDVNVYQEHIFHTKCKLKEFDLNNYLFGYTKDKLSPQEQAEITELLKTEMDEIFYGRNISS; this is encoded by the coding sequence ATGACACTGACACCGAAGCAGCGTGTAGAGCTGCACGAATTCAACAACCTGACCAAATCGCTAAGCTTTAATATGTATGATATCTGCTACACGAAAACGAAGGAAGAACGGCAGGCCTATATAGAATATATCGACGAGCAGTATAATTCCGACAGGCTGACCCAGATTCTGATAGCCGTGTCCGACATCATTGGAGCCCATGTGCTCAATGTGGCCAAGCAGGATTACGTGCCGCAAGGGGCGAGCGTAACCGTGCTTGTATCGGAGGGGCCTGTCGTCGAGGTGCCTACGGAATCTTTTGAGGAATCGCCTGGGCCGCTGCCTGACAACGTAGTGTTGCAGCTCGACAAGAGCCACATTACGGTCCATACGTATCCCGAATATCACCCGGACGAAGGAATCAGCACGTTCCGGGCTGATATCGACGTGTCGACCTGCGGTGAAATTTCGCCGCTCAAGGCGCTGAATTATTTAATCCATTCCTTTGATACGGACATTATGACGATCGATTACCGGGTCCGCGGGTTCACCCGGGATATCAACGGGCATAAGCTGTTCATCGACCACGAGATCAGCTCCATTCAGAATTACATCCCGGATGAAGTTGTCGATGCGTACCATATGATTGATGTAAACGTCTATCAGGAGCATATTTTCCATACCAAATGCAAGCTGAAGGAATTTGACCTGAACAATTATCTGTTCGGCTATACGAAGGACAAGCTAAGCCCGCAGGAGCAGGCGGAAATCACTGAGCTGCTGAAAACGGAAATGGATGAGATTTTCTATGGCAGAAACATCTCATCCTAA
- a CDS encoding GNAT family N-acetyltransferase encodes MNMQAIFDAFPLLESRDLIMKRIEPGHLDEVYSIYSNDNVFEYCGIIPKHNKETVKSMIGYFLAESHWGQGIATQAVQALVKFLFEAAHVNRIQAEVLPPNESSKKVLLKNGFRQEGILRQAHLWSGKGVVDLEIYGILREEYVSSSSN; translated from the coding sequence ATGAATATGCAAGCTATTTTTGATGCATTTCCGCTGTTGGAATCGAGAGACCTAATCATGAAGAGGATTGAGCCTGGCCATCTTGACGAGGTATATTCCATATACAGCAATGACAATGTATTCGAGTATTGCGGAATTATACCCAAGCATAATAAAGAAACCGTCAAATCGATGATCGGCTATTTTTTGGCGGAATCGCATTGGGGACAAGGGATTGCAACGCAGGCGGTACAGGCTTTGGTCAAATTTCTATTTGAAGCAGCTCATGTAAACCGCATCCAGGCAGAAGTGTTGCCGCCCAACGAATCATCCAAGAAGGTGCTGCTCAAAAACGGCTTTAGGCAGGAAGGCATCCTGCGGCAAGCTCATTTATGGTCCGGCAAGGGCGTGGTTGATCTGGAGATCTACGGCATTTTGCGAGAGGAATATGTATCATCTTCATCCAATTAA
- a CDS encoding 50S ribosomal protein L25, which produces MRACFAAEQRSPMNRSGLKRLRQSGRLPGVVMGLNKESDMIHISSQEFQRWVRGGGSGLLEVQVGGSDKVPVLLEGLQRDAVTREYIHVDFLRVKKDELVRTRVTLDYVGTPKGTKLGGIVQTQSTFIEVEALPHQLPSSISVDISELDVGDSLLVGNVELPPEVTLLSSENELLVSVVTPRIQSEDLESQDESAEE; this is translated from the coding sequence ATGAGAGCATGTTTTGCAGCGGAACAAAGATCACCCATGAACAGGTCGGGCCTGAAGCGCCTGCGCCAAAGCGGACGTCTTCCGGGCGTAGTTATGGGATTGAACAAAGAAAGCGACATGATTCATATTTCCTCGCAGGAATTTCAACGTTGGGTCAGAGGCGGAGGATCAGGGTTATTGGAGGTCCAAGTGGGAGGCTCCGATAAAGTCCCTGTACTGCTCGAAGGATTGCAGCGGGATGCTGTGACACGCGAATATATTCATGTGGATTTCCTCCGTGTAAAGAAGGATGAACTCGTTCGTACGAGAGTAACGCTTGATTACGTCGGTACCCCGAAGGGTACGAAATTGGGCGGCATCGTGCAGACACAGAGCACATTCATCGAGGTCGAAGCATTGCCTCACCAGCTGCCGTCATCCATCAGCGTCGATATTAGCGAGCTGGATGTTGGCGATTCACTTCTAGTCGGAAATGTAGAGCTTCCGCCTGAAGTTACGCTGCTGTCTTCGGAAAACGAGCTTCTCGTTTCTGTCGTTACTCCGAGAATCCAATCCGAGGATCTCGAGTCCCAGGACGAGTCGGCGGAAGAATAA
- a CDS encoding TetR/AcrR family transcriptional regulator: protein MPPQKKFSREEIIQVAFEIARVEGLDHITIRKVASRLGSSIAPIYVNFANVEELIQAVIGKISELSREILMDMDTGNPFHDIGAASLRFAKEYSVLFRDLVMKQNDHMKGYDQDMAPFLMEQMKEDADLAGFEDEELRLILLKMRIFQLGLSVMIANGLLPESFSEEQAIALLDQTAGDVIAGARLRQQGSL from the coding sequence ATGCCGCCGCAAAAAAAATTCTCCAGAGAGGAAATTATCCAGGTCGCCTTTGAAATTGCTCGAGTGGAGGGGCTAGATCACATTACCATTAGAAAAGTAGCCAGCCGGCTCGGCAGCTCTATCGCCCCGATTTACGTTAACTTTGCAAACGTAGAGGAGCTGATCCAGGCTGTCATTGGAAAAATCTCTGAACTTAGCAGGGAAATATTGATGGACATGGATACGGGGAATCCGTTTCACGATATCGGCGCAGCCAGCTTGCGGTTTGCCAAGGAATACAGCGTATTGTTCAGGGATCTTGTCATGAAGCAGAACGATCACATGAAGGGTTACGATCAGGACATGGCTCCATTCCTCATGGAGCAGATGAAGGAGGATGCTGATTTAGCCGGTTTCGAGGATGAGGAATTGCGGCTTATTTTATTGAAAATGAGAATATTTCAGCTCGGTCTTTCGGTCATGATCGCAAACGGATTGCTTCCCGAATCCTTCAGCGAGGAGCAGGCTATAGCGCTGCTGGATCAGACTGCTGGCGATGTGATCGCGGGGGCACGCTTGCGGCAGCAAGGCTCGCTTTAG
- a CDS encoding serine hydrolase domain-containing protein: protein MQKFNIPNAAVAVVANGEVIFSHGYGYADREKEVPVNPEQTLFRMGSTSKLLTWTAVMQLVEQGKLDLEADINTYLDFKMPDRLYAQSAREPAVAPITLTHLMTHTAGFEDYPDRIFRLDEQQMLPLADYVRTYMPQRAFPPGEVVAYSNYGTALAGYIVERAAGQLFEDYVEQHIFAPLGMEYSSFRQPLPERLQPHMARAYRLAQGEYEEGRFEFVPGPAGGMSSSAADMSKFMLAYLPGENGQGGRILHEETIRSMRNQQFTQHPLLSGTAFGFMEGVFNGERTLFHGGSTMLFDTGLYLVPERNLGLFVSYSGGSYLAHLGLFQAFMDHYYPAPPADHPLPPEGTIERSRQYVGEYQQNRRSFTTSERFLSLTMGLIQVQLDKEGYLLVSHAGEVNRFVEIEPGVYLNLREQRTQDYYGGFRTIVFGADPYGNTMLMSDGPMTYSKAPWYASSSFTFLTMIAIVLFIIITLIVWSIRAVLRLLRRSKARTPSAKLARAAAGAAIAFGVLTLAILTGVAINGQIDPVYGLPKAAFGIMPSWNSLLDVLPWLLMIIGISMLIFAVIVVRRKYWRMSGRIHYILFTTAAWMLLSLFMYWQLI from the coding sequence ATGCAAAAGTTCAACATCCCGAATGCCGCGGTAGCCGTTGTCGCTAATGGGGAGGTTATCTTCAGCCATGGATATGGCTATGCCGATCGGGAGAAGGAGGTTCCCGTAAACCCGGAGCAAACGCTGTTTCGGATGGGATCAACCTCCAAGCTGCTGACTTGGACCGCCGTCATGCAGCTTGTCGAACAGGGGAAGCTTGACCTTGAAGCCGATATCAATACATACTTGGACTTTAAAATGCCGGACCGACTCTATGCACAATCAGCAAGGGAGCCTGCTGTCGCGCCGATTACCTTGACCCATCTTATGACTCATACCGCCGGGTTTGAGGACTATCCCGACAGGATTTTCAGGCTGGATGAGCAGCAAATGCTTCCGCTTGCAGATTATGTGCGTACTTATATGCCGCAGCGGGCATTTCCTCCTGGCGAGGTCGTAGCGTACTCCAATTATGGCACGGCATTGGCCGGCTATATTGTCGAGAGGGCAGCGGGCCAGTTATTCGAAGATTATGTGGAACAGCATATTTTTGCGCCGCTTGGGATGGAATACAGCAGCTTCCGCCAGCCGCTGCCGGAACGATTGCAGCCGCATATGGCTCGGGCGTATCGGCTTGCGCAAGGGGAATACGAAGAAGGCAGATTTGAATTCGTTCCTGGTCCGGCCGGCGGCATGAGCAGTTCGGCTGCCGACATGTCCAAATTTATGCTGGCTTATTTACCAGGCGAGAACGGGCAAGGAGGGCGCATACTTCATGAAGAAACGATCCGTTCCATGCGGAATCAGCAATTTACGCAGCATCCCTTGCTGTCCGGCACAGCGTTCGGATTTATGGAAGGAGTCTTTAATGGAGAGCGGACGCTTTTTCATGGCGGTAGTACAATGCTGTTCGATACGGGGCTGTATTTGGTTCCCGAGCGAAATCTCGGCCTGTTCGTTTCCTACAGCGGGGGCAGTTATTTGGCCCATCTCGGCTTGTTTCAAGCATTCATGGATCATTACTATCCTGCCCCTCCTGCAGATCATCCGCTGCCGCCTGAAGGGACGATTGAACGTTCCCGCCAATATGTCGGGGAATATCAGCAGAACAGGCGCAGCTTCACGACTTCTGAACGGTTTCTGAGCTTAACAATGGGACTGATTCAAGTACAGCTGGATAAAGAGGGATACCTGCTCGTCAGCCATGCAGGAGAAGTAAACCGTTTTGTGGAAATAGAACCTGGCGTTTACCTTAATTTAAGGGAGCAGCGAACACAGGATTATTATGGCGGCTTCCGCACGATCGTGTTCGGGGCTGACCCTTACGGCAATACGATGCTCATGTCCGACGGCCCGATGACGTATTCAAAGGCCCCTTGGTATGCGTCCAGTTCATTTACGTTTCTGACGATGATCGCTATTGTACTGTTTATCATCATCACTCTCATCGTCTGGAGTATTCGGGCAGTACTTCGGCTCTTAAGACGGTCTAAAGCCCGAACGCCATCTGCTAAGCTGGCGCGTGCCGCAGCAGGAGCCGCCATAGCGTTTGGCGTACTGACCCTGGCTATCCTGACCGGAGTGGCTATAAACGGCCAAATCGATCCTGTGTATGGCTTGCCGAAGGCAGCTTTTGGCATAATGCCTTCATGGAATTCGTTATTGGATGTACTTCCCTGGCTGCTGATGATCATTGGAATATCCATGCTTATATTTGCTGTTATCGTAGTGAGGAGAAAGTATTGGAGAATGTCCGGGCGCATCCATTACATTTTATTTACGACCGCGGCTTGGATGCTGTTATCGCTGTTCATGTATTGGCAGCTGATTTAG
- a CDS encoding zinc-dependent alcohol dehydrogenase family protein — MGVDNQYLVFHEFGKPEDVLRVEQRPVTAPGQGEVLVRMIARPINPSDLIPIRGAYSHRISLPCIPGYEGVGIVEDVGKNVTPELIGKRVLPLRGEGTWQQLVKASASWAVVIPDAVTDDQAAQLYINPVTAWLICRNILSLRPGSVLVVNASGSALGRVLAQLCTFLGIRLIAVTRNDHHTKELLELGAESVINTDETPLKPAVMELTGGLGADAAVDMIGGSPGTELACCVRTDGMFVTVGLLSGVPLDWAEIRRSTNASATMFHLRQWNQTVSAQVWQDTFRELISLIQAKKLALQPPGSRFELQKASAAVRAAEASGRNPGKYFLM, encoded by the coding sequence ATGGGTGTAGATAATCAATATCTCGTTTTTCATGAATTCGGAAAGCCTGAAGACGTCCTGAGGGTCGAGCAAAGGCCCGTTACAGCTCCCGGACAGGGCGAGGTGCTGGTACGAATGATCGCACGGCCGATCAATCCTTCGGATCTTATTCCGATCCGGGGAGCGTATTCGCACCGGATATCGCTTCCCTGCATTCCCGGGTACGAAGGCGTCGGCATTGTGGAGGACGTGGGAAAGAATGTCACCCCGGAGCTGATCGGCAAGCGGGTGCTGCCGCTGCGGGGCGAAGGCACCTGGCAGCAACTTGTGAAGGCATCGGCGTCCTGGGCTGTTGTGATTCCCGATGCCGTCACGGATGATCAGGCAGCGCAGCTGTATATCAACCCGGTAACTGCCTGGCTTATTTGCCGGAATATACTGAGCTTGCGGCCGGGGTCCGTCCTTGTCGTCAATGCAAGCGGCTCTGCGCTCGGGCGGGTATTGGCCCAGTTGTGCACCTTCCTTGGAATAAGACTTATCGCTGTGACGAGAAATGATCATCATACGAAAGAGCTGCTTGAACTGGGCGCGGAATCTGTGATCAATACGGACGAGACTCCGCTAAAGCCGGCTGTCATGGAGCTGACCGGCGGCTTGGGGGCAGACGCTGCGGTGGATATGATCGGCGGCAGTCCTGGTACGGAGCTGGCTTGCTGTGTGCGTACAGATGGAATGTTCGTCACGGTGGGGCTTCTGTCGGGCGTGCCGCTGGATTGGGCTGAAATCAGGCGCAGCACGAATGCTTCAGCGACGATGTTTCATCTGCGGCAATGGAATCAGACGGTTAGCGCTCAAGTGTGGCAGGATACGTTCAGGGAGCTGATTTCCTTAATTCAGGCGAAGAAGCTGGCGCTGCAGCCGCCAGGGTCGCGCTTTGAGCTGCAGAAGGCAAGCGCAGCGGTGCGCGCCGCCGAAGCTTCCGGGAGGAATCCGG